The sequence GCGAAGGTCATACCCGGCGATCGCAGCCCGGCCACTGCTGGCGGGCAACAGGGTCGTGAGCATTTTGATCAGCGTGCTCTTGCCCGCGCCATTTGGCCCTAGTAGGCCAAAGACTTCGCCCGGTTCTACCGTCAGGGAGAAGCCGTCTACCGCCGGTTTGGAGCCGAAGCGTTTAGTGAGTTCCTGGATGTCAATCATTTGTGTGGGAGTAGATGGGTAGAGAGTGGGTGGGTGGGGAGTGGAGAGAATTGGTTGAATGAGGGGCTGTTGTGACGAGATTCGATCCCCCCAACTTTCGCAGTCAAAAACCCACCCATTACCCCCCTTCACAAGGGGGGCAGGGGGGATCTCCGAAAGCATCCCCTTCGCACAGAACCCTCTCCCTCGAAACGTCTGGAAAAGTGCTCAGGCGATCAACCACCCCTTCATCAAACAGACCGCCCAAGATCGCCAGCCCCGCCTGCACCTGCTGAAGTTCGGCTGCCGTCAGCCCAGCTAGGCGATCGGCCACGGTTAATAGCGTCGCGTCGTAGACTCGCTCCATCTCCGCTGTGCCCTCGGGCGTCAGGGTGAGAATGATCCGCCGCCGTTCCTTCGGATCGCTTACTCTGTGGATCAGCCCTCGCTGCACCAGGCGCTCGACCATGGCCGACATGGTGGGCCGAGTGACGTCTAAATAGTCAGCCACTTCGGATAGGGAAGATTGCGATCGCCGCCGCAAAAAATACAGCACCCGCAGCTGCGACAGCGACAGATGGGGCTTGCCGTGGCGGCGAATGCCCGCCCGCAGAAATCGCGTCACCGCCGGTACTGCCGTCATCAGGTCTGCCGCACATTGGGCCGGGGTAAGGGCTTGGGTCACCACAGGCAATCAGCTCCAGCCAATAGTTAGTTTAGCTAACTGTTAGCTTAGCTCAGCATTTTTGAATTGTGGTCGTGGCAGGGTTAAGGGAGATCTGCTGACGACCCGCAATCTACTGACGACAGAAAAATACCCCACCTCTGAATCTTCCATTCGGTGGTTTACAGGGTCTCCAAACCTGGTAGATTGTCTTGGTATCGGCAAAATGAATGAAGCATTGATATGAAAGTCCTTGTAATTGGCGGCGACGGCTATTGCGGGTGGGCGACGGCCCTATACCTCTCCAATCGTGGCTACGAAGTCGGGATTCTTGATAGCTTAGTGCGTCGCCACTGGGATGCTCAGCTTCAGATTGAGACGTTAACCCCCATTGCCCCCATCCAAAGCCGCTTGCAGCGGTGGAAAGATCTCACCGGGAAGCACATCGACCTCTACGTAGGCGACATCAACGACTACTCCTTTTTAGAGGAGACGATGTTGGAGTTTGAACCCGGTGCGGTCGTGCACTTCGGTGAACAGCGATCAGCCCCCTTCTCGATGATCGACCGCGAGCACGCCGTACTGACCCAGGCCAACAACGTGCTGGGCAACCTCAACCTGCTCTACGTGCTGCGCGATCACTTCCCCGACTGCCACCTGGTCAAGCTGGGCACCATGGGCGAGTACGGCACCCCCAACATTGACATCGAAGAGGGCTACATCACCATTGAGCACAATGGTCGCAAAGACACCCTCCCCTACCCCAAGCAGCCCGGCTCCTTTTACCACCTCAGTAAGGTGCACGACTCTCACAACATCCACTTCGCCTGTAAGGTGTGGGGCCTGCGCGCCACCGACCTCAACCAGGGTGTGGTCTACGGCGTGCTCACCGAAGAAACCGGCATGGACGAGCTGCTGATCAACCGCCTCGACTACGACGGCGTGTTTGGTACCGCCCTCAACCGCTTCTGTGTGCAGGCGGCGGTGGGTCACCCCCTCACCGTCTACGGCAAGGGCAGCCAGACTCGCGCCTTCTTAGACATTCGCGATACCGTGCGCTGTGTCGAAATTGCGATCGCCAACCCCGGCGACCCCGGCATCTTCCGCGTGTTCAACCAGTTCACCGAAATGTTTAGCGTCGGCGATCTGGCCATGATGGTGAAGAAAGCGGGCAACACCCTGGGCGTCGATGTCGAAATCGACCACCTTGATAACCCCCGTGTTGAGGCCGAAGAGCACTACTTCAACGCCAAGAACACCAACCTGCTGGAACTGGGTCTACAGCCCCACATGCTGTCTGATTCGCTACTCGACAGCCTGCTCAACTTCGCCGTCAAGTACAAAGATCGCGTTGACAAGAACCAGATTCTGCCCAAGGTTCAGTGGCGACGCAGCTAGCGTAGATGGGTGGATGGGTAGAGGAGTAGATGAGTTGGTTCAACGTCACTGAACACAGATGTCTCTGGCCAACTCGAATGCTTCCTAAACTCATCCACCCGCCCACTCATCCACCCGCCCACCCATCCACCCGATCACCCCCCGAAGCCCCTATGCGGATTGCTCTCTTCACCGAGACCTTTTTGCCGAAAGTTGACGGCATCGTGACCCGTCTCAAGCACACCGTCGATCACTTGCAGCGTCAGGGCAATCAGGTATTGGTGTTCTCCCCCGAAGGCGGGCTGACCGAGTATCGAGGAGCAAAAATCCACGGCGTGTCGGGGTTTCCGCTACCGCTCTACCCAGAGCTTAAGCTAGCGCTGCCAAGACCCTCCATCGGCGAAGCGCTGGAAGCTTTTCAACCCGATTTAGTCCATGTGGTCAACCCGGCAGTCTTAGGATTGGCGGGCATTTATTACAGCAAAACCATGGATCTCCCCCTGGTGGCGTCGTACCACACCCACCTGCCCAAGTACCTAGAGCACTACGGCCTGGGTATGCTCGAAGGGGTGATGTGGGAGCTGATCAAGGCCATGCACAACCAGGCCCAGATCAACTTAGTCACCTCCACCGCTATGCAGTCTGAACTATCAGAGCACGGCGTTGAGAATATTGAAGTGTGGCAGCGGGGGGTTGATACCGAGCTGTTTCGACCAGAGTTGGCCAGTGCCGAGATGCGCGATCGCCTCTCAGAGGGCAACCCCGACGCCCCCCTGCTGCTCTATATTGGGCGGCTCTCGGCAGAAAAAGAAATTGACCGCATCAAGCCTGTGCTCCAGGCCATTCCCAATGCTCGCTTGGCGCTGGTGGGCGACGGCCCCTACCGCACCGAGCTAGAGGCCCACTTTGAGGGTACGCCCACCAACTTTGTCGGCTACCTGGGCGGCGAAGACCTGGCCGCCGCCTACGCCTCCGCCGATGCCTTTGTCTTCCCCTCCCGTACCGAGACCCTGGGCCTGGTGCTACTGGAAGCGATGGCGGCGGGCTGTCCGGTGGTGGCGGCGAACTCCGGCGGCATCCCTGACATTGTCACCGACGGGGTGAATGGCTTTTTGTTTGACCCAACCGATGAAGAGGGGGCGATCGCCGCTACCCGCCGCCTGATCGAAGCCAAGGCTGAGCGCGAGTTGATGCGCCGCAACGCCGTTGCCGAAGCCGAGCGGTGGGGCTGGTCGGCGGCGACCCGGCAGCTTCAGCAGTTTTATCGGCAGGTGCTGGCTGGGCGATCGCTGCCGATGGCTGCTTAGAAGGGTTCTGGGTAAGCAAAACTGGTTACCGGTTTCTTTGAGCCAAGGTAGTCATGGCCCAGTTCGTTGTCTGCGGATAATCAGGATGGTGGGCAGTGCCCACCCTACGGATTAGCTAGCGCTCGGGTAGGGTGGGCACTGCCCACCATCAGCCGTCCTAGGGTAGGCATTACCCACCAGCCCTGTCAAAGTGGGGCTGGTTTAGGGGGTGATCCCTCAGATTAACCGCTGAGCCTTGGACGTCTAGTCCTAGGCTCAAAGCAGACATCCTCTGAAGAGGATTACAATCGGGCTCTCCAGTCTGCTCTAGCAGACTTTTGCTATGAGCCAGGGGAAGGTTTCAACTGACCTTGATTTCTTGCAGAAAATCGAGCCAGAATGAAGCTATAGCAACGGTGAATACCTGCTCCTATGACTGCCACCACTCCGCAATTTCGGTCTCCTGCTCCGTCAGATCAGCCCAGCTTGAGCGCTCAACGGTCGGAGCTAGCGGTGGATGTGGCCATTGTCGGCGGCGGCATTGTGGGGCTGACTCTGGCGGCGGCGCTGGCCCCAAGCGGCATGCAGGTAGCCGTCATTGAAGCTCAAACAGCGGCGGGGGCGGCCTCCCGCCAGCGGGCCTATGCTTTTTCGCTGACCTCAGCGGATATTTTCAAGGGTCTGGGGCTATGGCCGCAGATCGGGCCGCACATCTGTCACTTCGACAAGGTGCAGCTCTCCGATGGCGACTACGCCAGGGTGGTACAGTTTTTGCCGACCGACCTGGGCACCGAGGCGGTGTACTACGGGGCCGAGCATGGGGTGCTGATGGCGGCACTGCAAGGGGCGATCGCGGCTTTGCCTAACATTCACTACCTCTGCTCGGCCACCCTGGGAGATATCCACGACCGGGGAAATGGCACTGTGGCTGAGGTGAGTTTGCCGGAGGGGAAGATTGCAGTGCGATCGCCCCTGTTTGTTGCCGCCGATGGCAAAGGCTCACTGTTGCGGCAGCGGGCCGGTATTGGCAGCTTTGGCTGGCGCTACCCGCAGTCCTGCGTTACCGCTGTGCTCGAACCCGAGCATTCGCACCAAAACACCGCCTACGAGCGGTTTTGGCCCAGCGGCCCCTTTGCCATTCTGCCCCTGCCGGGCCAGCGCTGCCAGATCGTGTGGACCGCTCCCCACGCCGAGGCCGAAGCCATTCTAGCAATGCCCGAAGCCGAGTTTATGGCCGAGCTAGAGCGGCGCTATGGCCACCAGATGGGGCGGCTCAAGCGGCTGACAGCCCCAGCATTATTTCCGGTACAGCTGATGCAGTGCGATCGCTATGTGCTGCCTCGCTTGGCCCTGGTGGGCGATGCGGCCCACAGTTGTCACCCCGTCGGCGGCCAGGGGCTTAACATGGGTATTCGCGATGCCGCCGCCCTCTCCGAGGTACTGATTGCGGCCTATCACCGGGGTCAAGACCTTGGCAGTGTGGCTGTGCTGCGGCGCTACGAGCGTTGGCGGCGACTCGAAAACTGGGTGATTCTCACTTTTACCGACGTGCTTACCCGCCTGTTCTCCAACCAGGTGTGGCCATTGGTGGTACTACGGCGCGGAGGGCTGTGGGTACTCAGTTCTGTAGCTCCCCTTAAACGCTTAGCGCTGCGGCTGATGACCGGTCGCCTAGGGCGGGTGCCCCAGCTAGCCAAAACAAAATCGTGAGACTAAGACCTGTGTGTAGAGCCATGAAGTAAATCCAACCTGGTATTTCTTACCGCCCTACAATTAATCAGTACCTTATCGGCTTAATGTTATGTCTGTAGAAACCGTCGGCAGCCCGCCCCCCGAGGCCGATCGCGTACGATCTGTGCTACAAGAACAACTGCCGCAGATCATCGCCAGCTTCAACCAGGTCTTAAAAGACCAGTACGGCATTGAGGGCATTAGCGTGGGCGGGTTTACCGTAGTGCCCGAGAGCGCGGTGTCGTCTAAAGTGACCTGTGATCAAGATGGCTGCTCGGTCAGCGAGTAGTGTGCTAGGGGGGTAGTGCTATTCAGCGGCAGCGCCACCCTCACCAATGAGAGTGGCGCTACTTTAGTTAGGGGATTAAGAGACGTTTAGTTGCTGGCGATCGCATCGACGGTCAGGTCTGAGCGCAGGATGAGGTCGAGTTCGCTCGGGCGAATCACTACCACCGCACTGTTAGATGTGGGCTGGTTTTCACCTGTGATAATCGAGCCGACGACGCTACCAATGGTGCGATTACCGGTGATGGTGGTCAAAATTGACTCAGCAGCCCCCGTGATCAGCGCCCCTTGCAGCGTGCCACTGTTGACGGTATTGGTCGCTGCGATCGGGCTCGATTCGGCATTGATGGGGTAGGTGCGCCCGTTAATCGTGAGGTTGTCGGCCACAAACCTAGCGGCTGTCACCGTAGCCCCGCGAATTTCAACCGGCACAATGCGCCCCTGAACAGTGCTGCCGACGGGAATGAGCACCTGATTTTGGCTATTGCGAACGGGTTCAGTAATTTGCAGACTCGTGGCTACGGTCTGACCAGGGGCAACCACAATATCTACATCCGCATTGGGATAGCGCACATCTAGCTGGGTGCCGTTGGGCACCAACCGTGGCGAGTTGCTCGTTTGGCCCGATCCAGAACCCGAGCCAGCGCCGGGGGTGGGGGCGGTACCCACAATGTAGTTGCTGGCGCTCAGCCCAGCTTGCAAAGCGGGCATGCGACCCTGGGCCACCAGAGCCTGGTAGATAAAGGCGGCCACATCGGCGCGGGTGGCGGTGCGCTGGGGGCCTAGCACATCGACGTTGGGATAGTTGACCACTAGACGGTTCTGGGTGGCGGCGGCAACGGGGCCTTGGCCATACTCAGGAATTTGGCCGCGATCGCGGTAGACGCCCAACACCTCATTCACCGAACCGCTAGAGTTGTAGTTGAGGCCATTAGCCAGCGCCACCAGCACCTGCACCCGAGGAATCTGGGTTTCGGGTTGAAATGCGCCGTTGGGGTAGCCAGACATAAATCCTTGACTGTAGGCGTCGGCGATCGCAGCGCTGGCCCAGTAGTTGCTCGGC is a genomic window of Nodosilinea sp. E11 containing:
- a CDS encoding FAD-dependent hydroxylase: MTATTPQFRSPAPSDQPSLSAQRSELAVDVAIVGGGIVGLTLAAALAPSGMQVAVIEAQTAAGAASRQRAYAFSLTSADIFKGLGLWPQIGPHICHFDKVQLSDGDYARVVQFLPTDLGTEAVYYGAEHGVLMAALQGAIAALPNIHYLCSATLGDIHDRGNGTVAEVSLPEGKIAVRSPLFVAADGKGSLLRQRAGIGSFGWRYPQSCVTAVLEPEHSHQNTAYERFWPSGPFAILPLPGQRCQIVWTAPHAEAEAILAMPEAEFMAELERRYGHQMGRLKRLTAPALFPVQLMQCDRYVLPRLALVGDAAHSCHPVGGQGLNMGIRDAAALSEVLIAAYHRGQDLGSVAVLRRYERWRRLENWVILTFTDVLTRLFSNQVWPLVVLRRGGLWVLSSVAPLKRLALRLMTGRLGRVPQLAKTKS
- a CDS encoding MarR family transcriptional regulator; protein product: MVTQALTPAQCAADLMTAVPAVTRFLRAGIRRHGKPHLSLSQLRVLYFLRRRSQSSLSEVADYLDVTRPTMSAMVERLVQRGLIHRVSDPKERRRIILTLTPEGTAEMERVYDATLLTVADRLAGLTAAELQQVQAGLAILGGLFDEGVVDRLSTFPDVSRERVLCEGDAFGDPPCPPCEGG
- a CDS encoding glycosyltransferase family 1 protein, whose translation is MRIALFTETFLPKVDGIVTRLKHTVDHLQRQGNQVLVFSPEGGLTEYRGAKIHGVSGFPLPLYPELKLALPRPSIGEALEAFQPDLVHVVNPAVLGLAGIYYSKTMDLPLVASYHTHLPKYLEHYGLGMLEGVMWELIKAMHNQAQINLVTSTAMQSELSEHGVENIEVWQRGVDTELFRPELASAEMRDRLSEGNPDAPLLLYIGRLSAEKEIDRIKPVLQAIPNARLALVGDGPYRTELEAHFEGTPTNFVGYLGGEDLAAAYASADAFVFPSRTETLGLVLLEAMAAGCPVVAANSGGIPDIVTDGVNGFLFDPTDEEGAIAATRRLIEAKAERELMRRNAVAEAERWGWSAATRQLQQFYRQVLAGRSLPMAA
- a CDS encoding S-layer homology domain-containing protein; this encodes MSTVLNQSARTATLATLGAVAVATFALPATAQTAQFDDVSTNYWARPFIENLANEEIIAGFPDGTFRPDQPVTRAQFAAIVRNAFQQPLDRTAPRFSDVPSNYWASAAIADAYSQGFMSGYPNGAFQPETQIPRVQVLVALANGLNYNSSGSVNEVLGVYRDRGQIPEYGQGPVAAATQNRLVVNYPNVDVLGPQRTATRADVAAFIYQALVAQGRMPALQAGLSASNYIVGTAPTPGAGSGSGSGQTSNSPRLVPNGTQLDVRYPNADVDIVVAPGQTVATSLQITEPVRNSQNQVLIPVGSTVQGRIVPVEIRGATVTAARFVADNLTINGRTYPINAESSPIAATNTVNSGTLQGALITGAAESILTTITGNRTIGSVVGSIITGENQPTSNSAVVVIRPSELDLILRSDLTVDAIASN
- a CDS encoding NAD-dependent epimerase/dehydratase family protein encodes the protein MKVLVIGGDGYCGWATALYLSNRGYEVGILDSLVRRHWDAQLQIETLTPIAPIQSRLQRWKDLTGKHIDLYVGDINDYSFLEETMLEFEPGAVVHFGEQRSAPFSMIDREHAVLTQANNVLGNLNLLYVLRDHFPDCHLVKLGTMGEYGTPNIDIEEGYITIEHNGRKDTLPYPKQPGSFYHLSKVHDSHNIHFACKVWGLRATDLNQGVVYGVLTEETGMDELLINRLDYDGVFGTALNRFCVQAAVGHPLTVYGKGSQTRAFLDIRDTVRCVEIAIANPGDPGIFRVFNQFTEMFSVGDLAMMVKKAGNTLGVDVEIDHLDNPRVEAEEHYFNAKNTNLLELGLQPHMLSDSLLDSLLNFAVKYKDRVDKNQILPKVQWRRS